One genomic region from Bradyrhizobium icense encodes:
- a CDS encoding thiazole synthase has translation MLNFYGKTFPSRLLIGTALYPSPAIMQEAIRASGANIVTVSLRREAAGGKTGDAFWSLIRELDVTVLPNTAGCRSVREAVTTAKLARELFGTPWIKLEVIADNDTLQPDVVGLVEAAGILIKDGFEVFPYCTEDLSVAMRLVETGCKVVMPWAAPIGSAKGITNRDALKLMRERLPDITLVVDAGLGAPSHAAHALELGYDAVLLNTAVAKAADPVAMAKAFRSGVEAGRTAYEAGLMEARDFASPSTPVIGTPFWHAVS, from the coding sequence ATGCTGAATTTCTACGGCAAGACCTTCCCCTCCCGTCTCCTGATCGGCACGGCGCTCTATCCCTCGCCGGCGATCATGCAGGAGGCGATCCGCGCCTCTGGCGCCAACATCGTCACCGTGTCGCTGCGGCGCGAGGCCGCCGGCGGCAAGACGGGCGACGCGTTCTGGTCGCTGATCCGCGAGCTCGATGTCACCGTGCTGCCGAACACTGCCGGCTGCCGCAGCGTGCGCGAAGCGGTGACCACGGCAAAGCTGGCGCGCGAACTGTTCGGAACGCCCTGGATCAAGCTGGAAGTGATCGCCGACAACGACACGCTGCAGCCTGACGTGGTCGGCCTGGTAGAAGCGGCCGGAATCCTGATCAAGGACGGCTTTGAAGTGTTCCCCTATTGCACCGAAGACCTGTCGGTCGCGATGCGGCTGGTCGAAACGGGGTGCAAGGTCGTGATGCCCTGGGCCGCGCCGATCGGCAGTGCAAAAGGTATCACCAACCGCGACGCCCTGAAACTGATGCGCGAGCGCCTGCCCGACATCACGCTGGTGGTCGACGCCGGCTTGGGTGCGCCCTCGCATGCCGCGCACGCGCTCGAACTCGGCTACGACGCCGTGCTGCTCAATACTGCAGTGGCAAAAGCTGCCGACCCTGTCGCGATGGCGAAGGCGTTTCGATCAGGCGTCGAAGCCGGCCGCACCGCGTACGAAGCCGGGCTGATGGAAGCCCGCGACTTCGCCTCGCCCTCCACCCCTGTGATCGGGACTCCGTTCTGGCATGCCGTATCCTGA
- a CDS encoding thiamine phosphate synthase, with protein MPYPDRFYPVVDSVAWVTRLALLGVGTIQLRAKNLDDAEALQIVTDALEVIKGTDAKLVVNDYWRAAIVAGAKHLHLGQEDLVGADLAEIRKAGLTLGISTHDDEELATALAAKPDYIALGPIFPTTLKSMRFAPQGIPKITEWKKRIGDIPLVAIGGIKFEQAAEIYAAGADSIAVVSDVTQNTDPDARVRQWLGQGAEAA; from the coding sequence ATGCCGTATCCTGATCGATTCTATCCCGTCGTCGACAGCGTCGCCTGGGTGACGCGGCTGGCGCTGCTCGGCGTCGGCACCATACAGTTGCGCGCCAAGAACCTCGACGACGCCGAGGCGCTGCAGATCGTGACCGACGCCCTTGAAGTCATCAAGGGCACCGATGCCAAACTCGTCGTCAACGACTACTGGCGCGCGGCGATCGTCGCCGGCGCGAAGCACCTGCATCTCGGCCAGGAAGATCTCGTTGGTGCCGACCTTGCCGAAATCCGCAAAGCTGGACTGACGCTCGGCATCTCCACGCACGACGACGAGGAGCTGGCGACCGCGCTCGCCGCCAAGCCCGATTACATCGCGCTCGGTCCGATCTTTCCGACCACGCTGAAATCGATGCGTTTTGCGCCGCAGGGCATTCCAAAGATCACCGAATGGAAAAAGCGCATCGGCGACATCCCGCTGGTCGCGATCGGCGGCATCAAGTTTGAACAGGCGGCCGAAATCTACGCCGCCGGCGCCGACTCGATCGCCGTCGTCAGCGACGTCACCCAGAACACCGATCCGGATGCGCGGGTGCGGCAATGGCTGGGCCAGGGCGCGGAGGCGGCGTGA